In Blastopirellula sediminis, the following proteins share a genomic window:
- a CDS encoding efflux RND transporter permease subunit — MLARFFIDRPIFAWVISIVIIMAGTICVWILPVAQYPEIAPPTVSVTCSYPGASAQVVADTVAAPIEQQVVGVEDAIYMSSQSASDGSYTLTVTFALGTDLDMAQVLVQNRVSQAMATLPDVVKQTGVTTKKKSPNILMAVTLVAKENPETGQADYDQLYLSNYATIQVRDQLAALDGVGDVQILGQQDYSMRIWLNPDALATRGMTAGDVINALKEQNVQVAAGQIGQPPVPKGQELQLTMTTLGRLEEPEQFADIVVKTGSDGQITRIRDVADVELGAKNLNTSSRMDGKASVSLGVFQLPGSNALDVGDRVKRRMKELNERFPPGLEYEIAYDTTPFITESVHEVFKTLRDAVILVAIVVLFFLQDWKAVMLPMIDVAVSLVGTFAIMMVMGFTLNNLTLFGLVLAIGIVVDDAIVVLENIERWIAMGYKVRDATIHAMEEITGPIIAITLVLSSVFFPSAFLGGITGQFFRQFALTIAAAMLISALNAMTMTPARATSIFRDPKEGEDHTEHREALPWWGIVVLGGLLTIWIGGLIFQHESGGHGEEGPSTPYWLLTVMFLPGAIAGYFLASTVNGTLKVIFGVFNKGFDWATSAYGKGIASLMRVSTIALIVYVGLISLTAWGFTKIPVGFIPSQDKGYLLFDVQLPDAASRERTDEVVKEIEKIVLATEGVDHILAVSGQSFVQNAISSNFAGGFVVLKPFDERGTVETGANHIAQELRKKFGQIQAARVSVFGAPAVDGLGNAGGFKLMVEDRGDNGLAVLQAQADHLASTALDTKGIVMCFNNFRANTPQLYIDIDRVKCKSMGVELEQVFSALQGYMGGVYVNDFNRFGRTWQVNVQAEPSFRVSADTVRQLKVRGRNGQMVPIGTIATIEDSTGPVLINRYNGFPAATINGVNLPIISTGQVLDTLNHLADQELPTSMEAEWTEISFLQEQASQFTSFKDVLQNPISALIGAVILVYLILAAQYESWELPVTIILVVPMCVLAALGGLVVSTMMGRPMDLNIFVQIGFVVLVGLACKNAILVVEFAKDRMERDGLPLVQATVEACTTRLRPIVMTSFAFILGVAPLLFGHGAGAEMRYALGVAVFSGMIGVTFFGLIFTPLFYYVVMRLMGKGGEPADQGEAKKVIDAK; from the coding sequence GTGCTGGCTCGCTTCTTCATTGATCGACCGATCTTCGCTTGGGTGATTTCGATCGTCATCATTATGGCGGGGACGATCTGCGTCTGGATTTTGCCGGTCGCGCAGTATCCCGAAATCGCGCCGCCGACCGTTTCGGTGACCTGTTCGTATCCCGGCGCCAGCGCGCAAGTGGTGGCCGACACGGTCGCCGCGCCGATCGAACAGCAAGTAGTCGGCGTGGAAGACGCGATCTACATGTCGTCGCAGTCGGCCAGCGACGGCAGTTATACGCTGACCGTCACTTTCGCCCTGGGGACCGATCTCGATATGGCCCAGGTTCTGGTGCAGAACCGCGTCTCTCAGGCGATGGCGACGTTGCCCGACGTGGTGAAGCAGACCGGCGTGACGACCAAGAAGAAGTCTCCGAACATCTTGATGGCGGTGACGCTGGTCGCGAAAGAGAACCCGGAAACCGGCCAAGCGGACTACGACCAGCTTTATCTCAGCAACTACGCGACGATTCAGGTCCGCGACCAATTGGCGGCGCTGGACGGGGTCGGCGACGTGCAGATTCTCGGCCAGCAAGACTACAGCATGCGCATCTGGTTGAATCCCGACGCGCTGGCGACCCGCGGGATGACCGCCGGCGACGTCATCAATGCGCTGAAAGAACAGAACGTTCAGGTCGCCGCGGGTCAAATCGGTCAGCCGCCGGTTCCAAAGGGACAAGAGCTGCAGTTGACGATGACGACGCTTGGCCGTTTGGAAGAACCGGAGCAGTTCGCCGACATCGTGGTGAAGACCGGTTCCGATGGCCAGATCACGCGTATTCGGGACGTGGCTGATGTGGAACTGGGCGCCAAGAACTTGAACACGTCGAGCCGCATGGACGGCAAAGCGTCGGTCAGCTTGGGCGTGTTTCAGTTGCCAGGCTCCAACGCGCTCGACGTCGGCGATCGAGTCAAACGGCGGATGAAAGAGCTGAACGAACGTTTCCCGCCGGGTCTGGAATACGAAATCGCTTACGACACGACCCCGTTTATCACCGAGTCGGTCCATGAAGTGTTCAAAACCCTCCGCGATGCGGTGATCCTGGTGGCGATCGTCGTCCTCTTCTTCCTGCAAGACTGGAAGGCGGTGATGCTGCCGATGATCGACGTGGCGGTGTCGCTGGTCGGTACGTTCGCGATCATGATGGTGATGGGCTTTACGCTCAACAACCTGACGCTCTTCGGTCTGGTGTTGGCGATCGGGATCGTGGTCGACGATGCGATTGTGGTGCTCGAGAATATCGAGCGCTGGATCGCGATGGGTTACAAGGTGCGCGATGCGACGATCCACGCGATGGAAGAAATCACCGGGCCGATTATCGCGATCACCTTGGTGCTGAGCAGCGTGTTCTTTCCCAGTGCGTTTCTCGGCGGCATTACTGGTCAGTTCTTTCGTCAGTTCGCGCTGACGATTGCGGCGGCGATGTTGATCTCGGCCCTCAACGCGATGACGATGACGCCAGCGCGAGCGACGTCGATCTTCCGCGATCCGAAAGAAGGGGAAGACCATACCGAACATCGCGAAGCGTTGCCCTGGTGGGGGATTGTCGTCCTCGGCGGTTTGCTGACGATCTGGATCGGCGGGTTGATCTTCCAGCACGAATCAGGCGGGCATGGGGAAGAAGGGCCGAGCACTCCTTATTGGCTGCTGACGGTGATGTTCCTGCCGGGGGCGATCGCCGGATATTTTCTCGCTTCGACGGTCAACGGCACGCTAAAGGTAATCTTCGGCGTCTTCAACAAAGGGTTTGACTGGGCGACTAGTGCGTACGGCAAGGGAATCGCTTCGCTGATGCGCGTCAGCACGATCGCGCTGATCGTTTACGTCGGCCTGATCTCGCTGACCGCGTGGGGCTTCACCAAAATCCCGGTCGGCTTTATCCCGAGCCAAGACAAAGGCTACTTGCTGTTTGACGTACAATTACCCGATGCGGCGTCGCGCGAACGGACCGACGAGGTGGTCAAAGAGATCGAAAAGATCGTGCTGGCGACCGAAGGGGTCGACCACATTCTGGCCGTTTCAGGTCAGTCGTTCGTGCAGAACGCGATTAGCTCGAACTTCGCCGGCGGGTTCGTCGTGCTTAAGCCGTTTGACGAACGGGGAACGGTCGAAACCGGCGCCAATCATATCGCTCAGGAACTGCGGAAGAAATTTGGTCAGATCCAAGCGGCCCGCGTTTCGGTCTTCGGCGCTCCGGCGGTCGACGGTCTGGGGAACGCCGGCGGTTTCAAGCTGATGGTCGAAGATCGCGGCGACAACGGTTTGGCGGTCTTGCAAGCGCAGGCCGATCACCTGGCGAGCACGGCGCTCGATACCAAGGGGATCGTGATGTGCTTTAACAACTTCCGCGCCAACACGCCGCAGCTTTACATCGACATCGATCGCGTGAAGTGCAAATCGATGGGGGTCGAACTCGAACAAGTCTTCAGCGCCCTGCAAGGTTACATGGGGGGCGTCTACGTCAACGACTTCAACCGTTTCGGTCGTACGTGGCAAGTCAACGTCCAGGCCGAACCGAGCTTCCGCGTCAGCGCCGATACGGTGCGCCAATTGAAGGTTCGCGGTCGCAATGGGCAGATGGTTCCGATTGGCACGATCGCCACGATCGAAGACAGCACCGGTCCGGTTTTGATCAACCGCTACAATGGCTTTCCCGCGGCGACGATCAACGGCGTGAATCTGCCGATCATCAGTACGGGGCAAGTGCTGGACACGTTAAACCATCTCGCCGATCAAGAGTTGCCGACGTCGATGGAAGCGGAGTGGACCGAGATTTCATTCCTGCAAGAACAAGCGAGCCAGTTCACCTCGTTCAAAGATGTGTTGCAAAACCCGATCTCGGCGTTGATCGGAGCGGTGATCCTGGTCTACCTGATTTTGGCGGCCCAGTACGAAAGCTGGGAACTGCCGGTCACGATCATCCTGGTGGTGCCGATGTGCGTGTTGGCGGCGCTGGGAGGCCTGGTCGTCTCGACGATGATGGGCCGACCGATGGACCTGAACATCTTTGTGCAGATCGGGTTCGTGGTGCTGGTCGGTCTCGCGTGTAAGAATGCGATTCTGGTGGTCGAGTTCGCCAAAGATCGGATGGAGCGCGATGGGCTGCCGCTGGTGCAAGCGACGGTTGAAGCTTGTACGACCCGTTTACGCCCGATCGTGATGACCAGCTTTGCGTTCATCTTGGGCGTGGCGCCGCTGCTATTTGGCCATGGGGCGGGCGCCGAAATGCGTTACGCGCTCGGCGTCGCGGTCTTCAGCGGCATGATCGGCGTGACCTTCTTCGGTCTGATTTTCACCCCGTTGTTCTATTACGTGGTGATGCGTTTGATGGGCAAAGGGGGTGAGCCGGCCGATCAAGGGGAAGCGAAGAAGGTGATCGACGCGAAGTAG
- a CDS encoding DUF1501 domain-containing protein — protein sequence MLVIPGRKAKDVCDRHLGPTRRDLLRVGGSAFLGLTLGQTLQMQSASAASESSGAGWGRAKSVIMVYLQGGPSHIDLWDPKENVPEKVKSAFGTIHSKVPGIDLTENLPKLAQVTDKLSLIRSMSYSPNGLFNHTAAIYQMHTGYTADKVSPSGQLEPPSPKDYPNFGSNIIKLKPPEVPMLPFVMMPRPLQESNVVNKSGTAGFLGRAYDPYYLFPPGDDMDMQKMERINITDLTLRPEVSTNRLGRRAKLRELINAGMPGLDQAVEKYDMDKYYETAMNLISSGRARDAFDLSKETDKTRDMYGRNTFGQSLLLARRLVDAGTRVVEVIWPKVANSDNHSWDHHVGLTDRMKNKSGPMLDAGLSSLIADMDDRGMLDETLIVAVGEFGRSPQRGVSTSGNGNSADGRDHWPYCYTACLAGAGIKRGAVYGESDQTASAPLKDPVHPTELLATIYHTLGIDPATIVYNHLNQPRELVKAEAVTGLFG from the coding sequence ATGCTAGTTATCCCTGGGCGTAAAGCCAAGGATGTGTGTGATCGTCATTTGGGTCCGACGCGGCGTGACTTATTGCGAGTCGGCGGTTCTGCGTTTCTCGGACTGACCCTGGGACAAACGCTGCAAATGCAAAGCGCTTCGGCTGCTAGCGAGTCTTCCGGCGCCGGTTGGGGTCGCGCCAAGTCGGTGATCATGGTCTACCTGCAAGGGGGACCAAGCCATATCGACCTCTGGGACCCGAAAGAGAACGTTCCCGAGAAGGTGAAGAGCGCCTTCGGTACGATCCATAGCAAGGTCCCGGGCATCGACCTGACCGAGAACTTGCCGAAACTGGCCCAAGTCACCGACAAGTTGTCGCTGATTCGGTCAATGAGCTACTCGCCCAATGGTTTGTTCAACCATACCGCGGCGATCTACCAGATGCATACCGGCTACACCGCCGACAAAGTAAGTCCGAGCGGTCAGCTGGAGCCGCCGTCGCCAAAAGACTATCCGAACTTCGGCAGCAACATCATCAAATTGAAGCCGCCGGAAGTGCCGATGCTTCCGTTCGTGATGATGCCGCGACCGCTGCAAGAGAGCAACGTCGTCAACAAGTCGGGGACCGCCGGCTTTTTGGGACGCGCCTACGATCCGTATTATCTTTTCCCGCCGGGAGACGATATGGACATGCAGAAGATGGAGCGGATCAACATCACCGACCTGACGCTGCGTCCGGAAGTCTCGACCAATCGACTCGGCCGTCGCGCCAAGCTGCGCGAGCTGATCAACGCCGGGATGCCGGGCTTGGATCAAGCGGTCGAGAAGTACGACATGGACAAGTACTACGAAACCGCGATGAATCTGATCTCGTCGGGACGCGCTCGCGACGCGTTCGATTTAAGCAAAGAGACCGACAAGACCCGCGACATGTATGGCCGCAACACGTTCGGTCAAAGCTTGCTGCTGGCGCGTCGTCTGGTCGACGCCGGTACGCGGGTGGTCGAAGTGATCTGGCCGAAGGTCGCGAACTCCGACAACCATAGTTGGGACCATCACGTCGGTTTGACCGATCGGATGAAGAACAAGTCAGGCCCGATGCTTGACGCCGGTTTGTCGTCGTTGATCGCCGACATGGATGATCGCGGCATGTTGGACGAAACGTTGATCGTCGCCGTCGGCGAGTTCGGCCGCAGTCCGCAGCGCGGCGTCAGCACCTCCGGCAACGGCAACAGCGCCGACGGTCGCGACCATTGGCCTTATTGCTATACCGCGTGCCTGGCCGGCGCCGGGATTAAACGAGGCGCCGTCTACGGCGAATCGGATCAAACCGCTTCGGCCCCGCTGAAGGATCCGGTCCATCCGACCGAGTTGCTCGCGACGATCTATCACACGCTGGGGATCGACCCGGCGACGATCGTCTACAACCACCTGAATCAGCCGCGCGAACTGGTCAAAGCGGAAGCGGTGACCGGCCTGTTCGGCTAA
- the rlmN gene encoding 23S rRNA (adenine(2503)-C(2))-methyltransferase RlmN produces MTPHLLQTLDLPSLQALVVEWGLPKFRAQQIRSWIVENRAESFDDMANLPKALRGQLAEKAQLWTTKIARHTTAADGTEKLLLQLHDGGRIECVLLRDGDRRTICISSQVGCAMGCVFCASGLDGVERNLTVGEIIEQMLRLQRLLPVGERLSHIVVMGMGEPLANIDRLLPALDFASAEDGLGISHRRITISTVGLPPAIRRLADRDSRYHLAVSLHAPDDELRNQIVPTNKKIGIQTILEAADHYFEVSGRRLTFEYVLLADLNDQPEHAHRLARLLRGRPALLNIIPYNPVAGLPYRTPSKEAQHEFRAILENAGLTVKFRQKKGDKINAACGQLRRNTPENLVQITS; encoded by the coding sequence ATGACGCCCCATTTGCTGCAAACGCTTGATTTACCCTCACTCCAGGCCCTCGTCGTTGAATGGGGGCTCCCCAAATTCCGAGCGCAGCAAATCCGCAGCTGGATCGTGGAAAATCGGGCCGAGTCGTTTGACGACATGGCCAATCTTCCCAAGGCCCTGCGTGGACAACTGGCCGAAAAGGCGCAGCTTTGGACCACCAAAATCGCCCGGCATACGACCGCGGCCGATGGGACCGAGAAGCTCCTTCTTCAGCTTCATGACGGGGGCCGGATCGAATGCGTCCTCTTGCGCGATGGCGATCGCCGGACCATTTGCATCAGTTCGCAGGTTGGCTGCGCCATGGGGTGCGTCTTCTGCGCGAGCGGATTGGACGGGGTCGAACGGAACCTGACGGTCGGCGAGATCATCGAGCAGATGTTGCGGCTGCAGCGACTGCTGCCGGTCGGCGAACGTCTGAGCCACATCGTCGTGATGGGCATGGGAGAGCCGCTGGCCAACATCGACCGGCTGCTGCCGGCGCTCGACTTCGCTTCGGCCGAAGATGGTCTGGGGATCAGTCACCGCCGGATCACGATCTCGACGGTCGGTTTGCCCCCGGCGATTCGGCGGCTCGCTGATCGCGATAGTCGGTACCACTTGGCGGTCTCGCTGCACGCACCAGATGATGAACTCCGCAATCAGATCGTGCCGACCAACAAGAAGATCGGCATCCAGACGATTCTCGAAGCGGCCGATCATTACTTCGAAGTCTCGGGGCGGCGACTGACGTTTGAATACGTCCTTTTGGCCGACCTGAACGATCAGCCGGAACATGCCCATCGGCTCGCGCGTTTGCTGCGCGGACGACCGGCGCTACTCAACATCATCCCCTACAATCCGGTCGCTGGTCTGCCGTATCGGACGCCGAGCAAAGAGGCGCAGCACGAGTTTCGCGCGATCCTGGAGAACGCCGGACTGACGGTTAAGTTCCGTCAGAAGAAAGGGGACAAGATCAACGCAGCGTGCGGTCAACTACGCCGAAATACCCCGGAAAACCTGGTGCAAATCACCAGTTAA